A genomic stretch from Pseudomonas alkylphenolica includes:
- a CDS encoding TonB-dependent siderophore receptor, which translates to MDNTTATRRLPTLLSLAIALGCGTLTMPVLAAPAVQAQAYQFQIPAQSLDGALAAFSAVTRVQVLVGAEVTQGLRSPGLSGSYPQNQALARLLAGTGLSATYIDSDSVTLERRQADEQALQLGATMVGGKVLGATTEGSQSYTTGALTIGKGEQKLKDIPQSVSVVTRQRMDDQNMNSLQDAMRQVTGATIKSYNAGSSLNDVYMRGFLVDQVQVDGVSQMTGQGDLMTSFDLAMFDRVEVLRGPSGLYQSSGEPGGTINLVRKRALGQFALSGELSAGSYDHYHSTVDITGPLNSDGSLRGRFVTAYEDNKSFVDYAQNERPMVYGRLEYDVTPDTTLSLGGAYQNNHSTPAFGLPAYANGKLLDVSRSTFVDAKWNGLDEHVWESFFEVDHALENGGQFKTSLTYRDAETPTRNFTWSDGAVDPATGASSAVAYSYYTHIKTLGLDSFVTLPVEAFGRTHEFTAGVEYQHLDKDFTYGGGEYFDTNVFDPGSINIPKRKYEMDNGNWSKSHQYGLYARSKISATDWLDVILGSRVTWFESEAHNANAFFNNFSNTETNIDRKVIPYGALVAKLTPELSAYASYTSVFKPQTEVDADNQTIAPRKGKQYELGLKREFFDGRLNGSVAVFRIYDENRAELVANNQYYEPQGKIRSQGWETELSGNLTDNWSISTGYAFTMLKSLSGADTNQGTTITPKHNYNLWTNYEFTDGPLKDFNVGGGVRAVSATYYKRDVDFVQGGYAITTAQVGYKFNEHLSAKLTANNLFDRTYYERVDSSWGSNFYGEPRNLTLTLRAKY; encoded by the coding sequence ATGGATAACACCACCGCCACCCGGCGCCTGCCGACCCTGCTGAGCCTGGCCATTGCCCTGGGCTGCGGCACGCTGACCATGCCGGTCCTCGCCGCACCCGCTGTGCAGGCCCAGGCCTATCAGTTCCAGATTCCGGCGCAATCGCTGGACGGGGCGTTGGCGGCCTTCAGTGCGGTGACCCGGGTGCAGGTGCTGGTTGGCGCCGAGGTGACCCAAGGTTTGCGTTCCCCTGGCCTCAGCGGCAGTTACCCACAGAATCAGGCGCTGGCCCGGCTGCTGGCCGGCACCGGCCTGAGCGCAACCTACATCGACAGTGACAGCGTCACGCTCGAACGGCGCCAGGCGGATGAACAGGCCCTGCAGCTGGGCGCGACCATGGTCGGTGGCAAGGTGCTGGGCGCCACCACCGAGGGCAGTCAGTCCTACACCACCGGTGCGCTGACCATTGGCAAAGGCGAGCAGAAACTCAAGGACATCCCGCAATCGGTGTCGGTCGTCACGCGCCAGCGAATGGACGACCAGAACATGAACAGCCTGCAGGACGCGATGCGCCAGGTCACCGGTGCGACCATCAAGAGTTACAACGCTGGCTCAAGCCTGAACGATGTCTACATGCGCGGATTCCTTGTCGACCAGGTGCAGGTTGACGGGGTTTCGCAGATGACTGGCCAGGGCGACCTGATGACCAGCTTTGACCTGGCAATGTTCGACCGGGTCGAGGTGTTGCGCGGACCTTCCGGCCTGTACCAGAGCTCGGGTGAACCGGGTGGCACCATTAACCTGGTACGCAAGCGTGCCTTGGGCCAGTTTGCCCTCAGCGGCGAGCTGTCTGCCGGTTCCTATGACCACTATCACTCGACCGTGGACATCACCGGTCCGCTGAACAGCGACGGTAGTCTGCGCGGACGCTTTGTCACCGCCTATGAAGACAACAAATCCTTTGTCGACTATGCCCAGAACGAACGGCCGATGGTTTACGGGCGCCTGGAGTACGACGTGACCCCGGACACCACGCTGTCCCTGGGTGGCGCCTACCAGAACAACCATTCCACCCCGGCCTTTGGCCTGCCGGCGTATGCCAATGGCAAGTTGCTGGATGTCAGCCGCTCGACCTTCGTCGATGCCAAGTGGAACGGACTGGACGAGCACGTCTGGGAAAGCTTCTTTGAAGTCGACCACGCCCTGGAGAATGGCGGTCAGTTCAAGACCTCGTTGACCTACCGCGATGCTGAAACCCCGACCCGCAACTTCACCTGGAGCGATGGCGCGGTAGACCCGGCGACCGGCGCCAGTTCGGCCGTGGCCTATTCCTACTACACCCACATCAAAACTCTGGGCCTGGACAGCTTTGTCACCCTGCCGGTGGAGGCTTTTGGCCGCACCCACGAATTTACCGCAGGGGTCGAGTACCAGCACCTGGACAAGGACTTCACCTACGGTGGTGGCGAGTACTTCGACACCAATGTGTTCGATCCGGGCAGCATCAACATACCCAAGCGAAAGTACGAAATGGATAACGGCAACTGGTCGAAATCTCACCAGTACGGCCTTTATGCCCGCAGCAAAATCAGCGCCACCGACTGGCTGGACGTCATCCTCGGCAGCCGGGTGACCTGGTTCGAGAGTGAGGCGCACAATGCCAACGCCTTCTTCAACAACTTCAGCAACACCGAAACCAACATCGACCGCAAAGTCATTCCCTACGGTGCGCTGGTGGCCAAGCTGACGCCCGAACTGTCTGCTTACGCCAGCTACACCAGCGTGTTCAAACCGCAGACCGAGGTCGATGCCGATAACCAGACCATCGCCCCGCGCAAGGGCAAACAGTACGAACTGGGCCTCAAGCGTGAGTTCTTCGACGGTCGTCTGAACGGCAGTGTCGCGGTGTTCCGTATCTACGACGAAAACCGTGCGGAACTGGTAGCCAACAATCAGTACTACGAGCCACAGGGCAAGATCCGCAGCCAGGGCTGGGAAACCGAACTGAGCGGTAACCTGACCGACAACTGGAGCATCAGCACCGGTTACGCGTTCACCATGCTCAAGTCGCTGAGCGGCGCAGACACCAACCAGGGCACCACCATCACGCCGAAACACAACTACAACCTGTGGACCAACTACGAGTTTACCGATGGGCCACTGAAGGACTTCAACGTTGGCGGTGGGGTGCGTGCGGTAAGTGCCACCTACTACAAGCGTGACGTCGACTTTGTTCAGGGCGGCTATGCGATTACCACGGCTCAGGTCGGCTACAAGTTCAACGAGCACCTGTCGGCGAAGCTGACGGCCAACAACCTGTTTGACCGCACTTACTATGAGCGGGTGGACAGCTCCTGGGGTTCGAACTTCTATGGCGAGCCGCGTAACCTGACGTTGACCTTGCGCGCCAAGTATTGA
- a CDS encoding FecR family protein: MIEPNVTDADDDLFAEASGWYYRLQAEDLTPTEREAFAAWLAQGPSEVQAWNEVLDLLGALREPAQQLRQAQRARWHKPRARVWASAAAVLLMIGLLIASPWPDRWRADYATVTGESRTLALADGSQLQLNTDTAVQVELGDGERRVRLLRGEAWFDVSHDPSRPFLIRSGDGWVKVVGTRFSVAQQGNQTLVRVAQGRVQVSVDEGQSVLLDPGRGVEYSGLQLGSEHGFDIAAEFAWRQRQLVFRQQPLAEVVEALNRYWPGQTLVLGDTLRQRKVSGVFEIDKPDAVLKALTHTLGLRAEQYTPYLRVLREG, encoded by the coding sequence ATGATCGAGCCGAATGTCACCGATGCTGACGACGACCTGTTCGCCGAAGCCAGTGGCTGGTACTACCGCCTGCAGGCCGAGGACCTCACCCCGACTGAGCGGGAAGCCTTTGCGGCCTGGCTGGCGCAGGGGCCGAGCGAGGTTCAGGCCTGGAATGAAGTGCTCGACCTGCTCGGTGCCTTGCGCGAGCCTGCCCAACAGCTTCGCCAGGCTCAGCGTGCCCGTTGGCACAAGCCGCGGGCGCGGGTCTGGGCCAGTGCTGCTGCGGTTCTGTTGATGATCGGTCTGCTGATCGCCAGCCCCTGGCCCGACCGCTGGCGTGCTGACTACGCGACGGTTACGGGCGAGTCGCGCACGCTGGCCCTGGCCGATGGTTCACAGCTGCAACTCAATACCGACACCGCTGTGCAGGTCGAGTTGGGTGACGGGGAGCGGCGGGTGCGCCTGCTGCGTGGCGAGGCGTGGTTCGATGTCAGCCATGATCCGTCGCGGCCCTTTCTGATTCGCTCCGGTGACGGCTGGGTGAAGGTCGTCGGCACGCGCTTCAGCGTCGCACAGCAGGGTAACCAGACCCTTGTGCGGGTTGCCCAGGGCAGGGTTCAGGTCAGTGTCGACGAGGGGCAATCGGTGCTGCTCGATCCAGGGCGCGGCGTCGAGTACAGCGGTTTGCAGCTGGGTAGCGAACACGGCTTTGATATTGCCGCCGAGTTCGCCTGGCGCCAGCGTCAGCTGGTGTTCCGCCAACAGCCTCTGGCCGAGGTGGTCGAAGCGTTGAACCGCTACTGGCCAGGGCAGACCCTGGTGCTCGGCGATACCCTGCGCCAGCGCAAGGTCTCCGGGGTGTTTGAAATCGACAAGCCCGACGCCGTACTCAAAGCGTTGACGCACACCTTGGGTCTGCGTGCTGAGCAGTACACGCCCTACCTGCGTGTGCTGCGCGAAGGTTAG
- the ilvD gene encoding dihydroxy-acid dehydratase → MPDYRSKTSTHGRNMAGARALWRATGMKDEDFKKPIIAIANSFTQFVPGHVHLKDLGQLVAREIERAGGVAKEFNTIAVDDGIAMGHDGMLYSLPSREIIADSVEYMVNAHCADAIVCISNCDKITPGMLMAALRLNIPVIFVSGGPMEAGKTKLASHGLDLVDAMVIAADSTASDEKVAEYERSACPTCGSCSGMFTANSMNCLTEALGLALPGNGSTLATHSDREQLFLQAGRTIVELCKRYYGDNDQSVLPRNIANFKAFENAMMLDIAMGGSTNTILHLLAAAQEAEINFDLRDIDRLSRKVPQLCKVAPNIQKYHMEDVHRAGGIFSILGSLARGGLLHTDLPTVHSPSMEEAIAKWDITQTDDAAVHHFFKAGPAGIPTQTAFSQSTRWDTLDDDRENGCIRSVEHAYSQEGGLAVLYGNIALDGCVVKTAGVDESIHVFEGNAKIFESQDSAVRGILADEVKEGDIVIIRYEGPKGGPGMQEMLYPTSYLKSKGLGKACALLTDGRFSGGTSGLSIGHASPEAAAGGAIGLVQDGDKVLIDIPNRSINLLVSDEELAARRVEQDKKGWKPVEVRPRKVTTALKAYALLATSADKGAVRNKAMLDGL, encoded by the coding sequence ATGCCTGATTACCGCTCGAAAACGTCCACCCACGGCCGCAATATGGCCGGCGCACGCGCTTTGTGGCGCGCCACCGGGATGAAAGACGAAGACTTCAAAAAACCGATCATCGCCATCGCCAACTCGTTCACCCAGTTTGTCCCGGGGCACGTGCACCTGAAGGACCTGGGTCAACTGGTCGCCCGCGAGATCGAACGCGCCGGTGGCGTGGCCAAGGAATTCAACACCATCGCGGTCGACGATGGCATCGCCATGGGCCACGACGGCATGCTCTATTCGCTGCCGAGCCGCGAGATCATCGCCGACTCGGTGGAGTACATGGTCAACGCCCACTGCGCCGACGCCATCGTGTGCATCTCCAACTGCGACAAGATCACCCCCGGCATGCTCATGGCTGCCCTGCGCCTGAACATTCCGGTGATCTTCGTTTCCGGCGGGCCGATGGAAGCCGGCAAGACCAAGCTGGCCAGCCATGGCCTGGACCTGGTCGATGCCATGGTCATCGCCGCCGACTCGACCGCTTCCGATGAAAAGGTCGCCGAATACGAGCGCAGCGCCTGCCCGACCTGCGGTTCCTGCTCCGGCATGTTCACCGCCAACTCGATGAACTGCCTGACCGAAGCACTGGGCCTGGCCCTGCCGGGCAACGGTTCGACCCTGGCCACCCACAGCGACCGCGAACAGCTGTTCCTGCAGGCCGGACGGACCATCGTCGAGCTGTGCAAGCGTTACTACGGCGACAACGACCAGAGCGTCCTGCCGCGTAACATTGCCAACTTCAAGGCGTTCGAGAACGCCATGATGCTCGACATCGCCATGGGCGGTTCGACCAACACCATCCTCCACCTGCTGGCCGCCGCCCAGGAAGCCGAGATCAATTTCGACCTGCGCGATATCGATCGTCTGTCGCGCAAAGTGCCGCAGCTGTGCAAGGTTGCGCCGAACATCCAGAAGTACCACATGGAAGACGTCCACCGCGCTGGCGGCATCTTCAGCATCCTCGGTTCGCTGGCCCGTGGCGGTCTGCTGCACACCGACCTGCCGACCGTGCACAGCCCGAGCATGGAAGAAGCCATCGCCAAGTGGGACATCACCCAGACCGACGACGCAGCGGTGCACCACTTCTTCAAGGCCGGCCCTGCCGGTATTCCGACCCAGACCGCGTTCAGCCAGTCGACCCGTTGGGACACCCTGGACGACGACCGTGAAAACGGCTGCATCCGCAGTGTCGAGCACGCCTATTCGCAAGAAGGCGGCCTGGCCGTGCTGTACGGCAACATCGCCCTGGACGGTTGCGTGGTGAAGACCGCAGGTGTCGACGAATCCATCCATGTGTTCGAAGGCAACGCGAAAATCTTCGAAAGCCAGGACAGCGCCGTACGCGGCATCCTTGCCGACGAAGTGAAAGAGGGCGATATCGTCATCATTCGCTACGAAGGTCCGAAAGGCGGCCCGGGCATGCAGGAAATGCTCTACCCGACCTCCTACCTGAAGTCCAAAGGCCTGGGCAAAGCCTGCGCCCTGCTCACCGACGGCCGCTTCTCCGGCGGTACCTCGGGCCTGTCCATCGGCCACGCTTCGCCTGAAGCGGCTGCCGGCGGCGCCATCGGCCTGGTGCAGGATGGCGACAAGGTGCTGATCGACATTCCTAACCGCTCGATCAACCTGCTGGTCAGCGATGAAGAGTTGGCGGCACGTCGCGTCGAACAGGACAAGAAAGGCTGGAAGCCGGTGGAAGTGCGTCCACGTAAAGTGACCACCGCACTGAAAGCCTACGCCCTGCTGGCCACTAGTGCCGACAAGGGTGCGGTACGCAACAAGGCGATGCTCGACGGGCTGTAA
- the mgtE gene encoding magnesium transporter, with translation MTTIHEANPGGLALPREQAQARRDDLLQAGRYPAGTAGALMSSHYSCICSGLSASQAIDMLRREAADAETIYQSYVLDEQGNLLGTLSLRELILATPELPVEQLMVRPVLSVSTATSQEEVARLISEHDLLALPVLDSGGRLVGIVTCDDAMDVVVEEATEDFHKGALIGTHLGNLKTATVGLLYRKRVLWLVLLVFGNLFSGAGIAAFEDTIAAHIALVFFLPLLVDSGGNAGAQSATLMVRALATGEVVMRDWLSLLGRECGVALALGGTMAVAVASLGVLRGGPDIALIVASSMLVIVLLGSLIGMSLPFLLSRMKLDPATASGPLVTSIADAAGVLVYFGIASQVLDI, from the coding sequence ATGACCACAATCCACGAAGCAAACCCGGGCGGACTGGCCCTGCCCCGTGAGCAAGCCCAGGCTCGCCGCGACGACCTGCTGCAGGCCGGCCGCTACCCTGCCGGTACCGCAGGGGCGCTGATGAGCAGCCATTACTCCTGCATCTGCAGCGGCCTGAGCGCGAGCCAGGCCATCGACATGCTGCGCCGCGAAGCCGCTGATGCCGAAACCATCTACCAGTCCTACGTGCTCGACGAGCAGGGCAACCTGCTCGGCACGCTGTCCCTGCGCGAGCTGATTCTTGCCACACCCGAATTGCCGGTAGAGCAACTGATGGTGCGCCCGGTGCTCAGTGTCAGCACTGCCACCTCCCAGGAAGAAGTGGCCAGACTGATCAGCGAGCACGATCTGCTGGCCTTGCCGGTGCTGGACAGCGGCGGGCGTCTGGTGGGCATCGTCACCTGTGACGATGCCATGGATGTGGTGGTCGAGGAGGCCACCGAGGACTTTCATAAAGGCGCGCTGATCGGTACCCACCTGGGCAACTTGAAGACTGCCACCGTGGGTTTGCTCTATCGCAAACGCGTGCTCTGGCTGGTGCTGCTGGTGTTCGGCAACCTGTTTTCCGGAGCGGGTATTGCCGCTTTCGAAGACACCATCGCTGCGCATATTGCCCTGGTGTTCTTCCTGCCGCTGCTGGTCGATAGCGGCGGCAATGCCGGTGCCCAGTCGGCAACGCTGATGGTCCGCGCCCTGGCCACGGGTGAAGTGGTCATGCGTGACTGGTTGAGCTTGCTCGGGCGGGAGTGTGGGGTGGCCCTGGCCCTGGGTGGCACCATGGCTGTCGCGGTGGCGTCGTTGGGGGTATTGCGTGGCGGTCCTGATATTGCCCTGATCGTCGCCAGCAGCATGCTGGTGATTGTCCTGCTGGGCAGCTTGATCGGCATGAGCCTGCCGTTCCTGCTCAGCCGCATGAAGCTCGACCCGGCCACCGCCAGCGGGCCCTTGGTGACGTCGATTGCCGATGCTGCCGGGGTACTGGTGTACTTCGGAATTGCTTCGCAGGTACTGGATATCTGA